A genomic region of Halostagnicola larsenii XH-48 contains the following coding sequences:
- a CDS encoding ribbon-helix-helix domain-containing protein: MSEAEANNGDPEIERINLRISQSFREVIDETWRERGFNSQSEFIRYALRESVNHLEGAGFWKDLAISEAQFDDGESRSSEEIKAAYGTDKQ; this comes from the coding sequence ATGTCTGAAGCTGAAGCAAACAACGGTGATCCTGAGATCGAGCGGATCAACCTTCGAATTTCCCAGTCATTCCGCGAAGTCATCGATGAGACGTGGCGCGAGCGGGGATTCAACAGCCAGAGTGAGTTTATCCGTTATGCATTGCGGGAGTCAGTGAATCATCTGGAAGGCGCTGGGTTCTGGAAAGACCTTGCAATTAGTGAGGCTCAGTTTGATGACGGTGAAAGCCGCTCAAGCGAGGAAATTAAAGCAGCATATGGGACTGACAAGCAGTGA
- a CDS encoding CRISPR-associated protein Csx3: MSQPFWLECFFVHHVHRRWIQCIDPAIRASVSAISGHSH; this comes from the coding sequence CTGAGCCAACCGTTCTGGCTCGAGTGTTTCTTTGTCCATCACGTCCATCGGCGGTGGATCCAATGCATCGATCCCGCCATCCGGGCGAGCGTCAGTGCGATCAGTGGTCATAGTCACTAG
- a CDS encoding DUF7437 domain-containing protein yields MDVMDKETLEPERLAQNAPRLETVVQLLNRPALTRVYVYVCYWGPVAPPEIMETLELSKSTTYEYIDTLVELGLVDRDDSTRPQQLTADPIIIAEQFVPIVITPTVLHALALQEVDEDVEYFMDRYGLGKLIAALRGAGLHFAGKTTQRMVATDIVVRDTEAMMIIYALEPALAVGREHDPFFEYLFPDVYDEIDFLELDEIADSPSNASDLDG; encoded by the coding sequence ATGGACGTGATGGACAAAGAAACACTCGAGCCAGAACGGTTGGCTCAGAACGCACCCCGACTAGAAACGGTCGTGCAACTTCTCAACCGTCCAGCGCTGACTCGCGTGTACGTGTATGTCTGCTATTGGGGACCAGTTGCTCCGCCGGAGATCATGGAAACGCTCGAGCTCTCGAAATCGACCACGTACGAATACATCGATACACTGGTTGAACTTGGGCTGGTCGACCGTGACGACTCGACGCGGCCGCAGCAACTAACCGCCGATCCGATCATCATCGCTGAGCAGTTCGTCCCAATCGTCATTACGCCCACTGTCCTCCACGCGCTTGCGCTCCAGGAGGTCGATGAGGATGTCGAGTATTTCATGGATCGCTACGGTCTCGGGAAACTTATCGCAGCGTTGCGCGGCGCTGGGCTTCACTTCGCGGGCAAGACAACCCAGCGAATGGTTGCAACCGATATTGTTGTTCGAGATACCGAAGCGATGATGATCATCTACGCACTCGAACCTGCACTAGCCGTCGGCCGGGAACACGATCCGTTCTTCGAGTACCTCTTTCCGGACGTATATGACGAGATAGATTTCCTCGAACTTGATGAGATTGCAGACTCTCCATCGAACGCGTCGGATCTGGATGGGTGA
- a CDS encoding ATP-binding protein, whose product MVRFINRTEELDRLQTLYESHAAELAIVYGRRQIGKSELVRQSIADRDDAVYYQAVQGTSTTQLRRFVNAAATTYPDITAVKEDWEPLLTYLVDRDAIIVIDEFPYLIESNEGLSSVIQHLWDTAVDESQATLVLTGSAIGMMHTHVLDGGAPLYGRVSQTPNGRLELTQLPFRIIQEFVPTYNPEERVFVYGVFGGTPRYLMPLDSSQSLGTNITRLLCDPNGPLHDEPETVLQMELSEVDTYFSVLESIASGNRSRNEIAQGAGIESTNTSYYFDRLETLQIIEKHHPALADPARSKRTRYQIRDPVFRFYFRYLYGREGQYKLYGENAYQDLIEPELPDFVSETFESLCHQAVPALYADYQLTQVPRQWWHKGREIDIVAPTDGSTLIAGEAKFTNAPLGYDVLAGLEDDVTAIDWTPTSGSEPTYEFALFSRAGFKRSVEEATDERDDLRLFDLSDIVTVLESRSEI is encoded by the coding sequence ATGGTCCGGTTCATCAATCGTACCGAGGAACTCGATCGGTTGCAGACTCTTTACGAGAGTCATGCTGCAGAACTCGCTATTGTCTATGGACGACGGCAGATCGGCAAAAGTGAACTCGTCCGCCAATCGATTGCTGATCGCGACGATGCCGTGTACTATCAGGCAGTTCAAGGGACATCGACGACACAACTCAGGCGGTTCGTCAATGCGGCTGCTACAACGTATCCAGATATCACGGCCGTCAAAGAGGACTGGGAGCCCCTCTTGACATACCTCGTCGACAGAGACGCCATCATCGTCATCGACGAATTTCCGTATCTCATCGAATCGAACGAGGGGCTTTCGTCGGTAATTCAACACCTTTGGGATACAGCTGTCGACGAGAGTCAGGCAACCCTCGTCCTCACGGGCTCTGCAATCGGCATGATGCATACACACGTTCTCGATGGGGGTGCGCCACTTTATGGCCGAGTGTCTCAGACACCGAATGGCCGCCTCGAGCTCACCCAGCTCCCGTTCCGGATCATTCAGGAGTTCGTTCCCACATACAATCCCGAAGAACGGGTATTCGTCTATGGTGTCTTCGGAGGAACACCTCGATATCTCATGCCTCTCGACTCCTCGCAGAGTCTCGGAACGAATATCACACGGTTGCTGTGTGACCCAAATGGACCACTGCATGACGAACCCGAAACCGTTCTCCAGATGGAGCTCAGTGAGGTGGACACGTATTTTTCCGTGCTGGAATCAATAGCTAGTGGGAATCGCAGCCGGAACGAGATCGCTCAGGGGGCTGGTATCGAGAGTACCAACACGTCCTACTACTTTGATCGGCTCGAGACGCTCCAGATCATCGAGAAACATCATCCCGCACTCGCTGATCCGGCGCGCAGCAAACGGACTCGATACCAGATCCGAGACCCAGTGTTCCGATTTTACTTCCGGTACCTCTACGGTCGAGAGGGGCAGTACAAACTCTACGGCGAGAATGCCTACCAGGACCTTATCGAACCGGAATTGCCTGACTTCGTCAGTGAGACATTCGAATCGCTCTGCCACCAGGCAGTACCGGCGCTCTATGCAGACTACCAGCTCACGCAGGTACCGAGACAGTGGTGGCACAAAGGCCGTGAGATAGATATCGTCGCACCAACCGATGGATCGACACTGATCGCTGGCGAAGCGAAATTTACCAACGCGCCTCTCGGCTATGACGTCCTCGCCGGTCTCGAGGACGACGTAACCGCTATCGACTGGACACCCACTTCGGGTAGTGAGCCGACGTATGAATTTGCGTTGTTCAGTCGAGCTGGATTCAAACGCTCCGTCGAAGAAGCTACAGACGAGCGTGATGACCTTCGTCTGTTCGATCTATCCGACATTGTTACTGTTCTCGAGAGTAGATCTGAAATCTGA
- a CDS encoding putative glycolipid-binding domain-containing protein translates to MNRDVLWSSIDGAGIESLHLIEDSAGVTAGSVVIGSIDGASFRIRYEVECDPQYHVQRVDVAALGRESESITLRANGEGKWTDGQGTEVSTLNGCIDVDISATPFSNTLPIRRLELDQNESAEVQVAYVAVPEFRVEVASQRYTCLDPIDTDGGRYRYESISSGFAAELPVDPDGLVIDYPELFDRVSPL, encoded by the coding sequence ATGAACCGGGACGTATTGTGGTCATCGATCGATGGGGCTGGAATAGAATCTCTACATCTCATCGAGGACTCAGCAGGTGTCACTGCTGGGAGTGTCGTCATCGGTTCGATTGACGGGGCATCGTTTCGTATCCGCTACGAAGTCGAATGCGACCCCCAATATCACGTCCAGCGAGTGGACGTTGCCGCTCTCGGCCGGGAATCAGAATCGATAACACTTCGAGCCAACGGGGAAGGTAAATGGACTGATGGGCAAGGAACGGAGGTATCGACACTGAACGGGTGCATCGACGTGGACATTTCAGCAACGCCGTTCAGCAATACACTACCGATTCGACGTTTGGAACTAGACCAGAACGAGTCAGCCGAGGTGCAGGTCGCCTATGTTGCAGTGCCCGAATTTCGTGTTGAGGTAGCCTCTCAGAGGTACACATGCCTCGATCCAATCGACACAGATGGTGGACGGTATCGCTATGAAAGCATATCAAGCGGTTTTGCGGCCGAGTTACCGGTAGACCCGGATGGACTCGTTATTGATTATCCAGAATTGTTTGACCGAGTCTCTCCCCTGTAA
- a CDS encoding DUF7344 domain-containing protein: MEALDQIFNLLSEERRRYTLYFLEQQDDPAPVDEVAEQVAEWKTDGPPASIPEEKFEQIEVKLLHNDLPKASEAKYINYDSEERMVELTEAPPTFKAIISVAEIIERPDRNP, encoded by the coding sequence ATGGAGGCATTAGACCAGATTTTCAATCTTCTGAGTGAAGAGCGCCGACGGTACACACTCTATTTTCTTGAGCAACAGGACGACCCCGCTCCCGTGGATGAGGTTGCGGAACAAGTTGCTGAATGGAAAACCGACGGCCCACCAGCATCTATTCCGGAGGAGAAGTTCGAACAAATTGAAGTTAAACTCCTCCACAATGATTTGCCGAAAGCATCTGAAGCAAAGTACATCAACTACGATTCCGAGGAGAGGATGGTAGAACTCACCGAGGCACCCCCCACGTTCAAAGCCATTATCTCAGTTGCAGAGATCATCGAACGGCCAGATCGGAACCCATAA
- a CDS encoding TrmB family transcriptional regulator translates to MVGFEEEQAEAEALERLQDLGLSKYESQTLINLIQLGTGTAKDISRINGVPRTRVYESAERLHELGFVDIQHTTPRKFTVTSEETIIRMLNVKRENTVTELAECLKEIGPAQPQREQFGVWTVTGREAVSSRVEEFIADADEQIVYMTVDELLTDQQLNRLQAAAERGIDIYVAGISEEVQERIQESAPEAELFETLWEWEETSAGSLLITDEETALVSALVDDTSTAEEIEETAIWGAGDRNSLVVVLRAIFTWRLNRDQPS, encoded by the coding sequence ATGGTGGGTTTCGAGGAGGAGCAGGCGGAAGCCGAAGCACTCGAGCGATTGCAAGACCTCGGGCTCTCCAAGTACGAATCTCAAACGTTGATTAATCTCATACAGCTCGGGACGGGAACCGCGAAAGACATCAGTCGAATCAATGGTGTCCCCCGGACTCGTGTGTACGAATCGGCGGAGCGACTCCACGAGTTGGGGTTCGTCGATATCCAGCACACGACACCGCGAAAATTCACCGTGACATCCGAGGAGACGATTATTCGAATGCTCAACGTCAAACGCGAGAACACGGTTACTGAACTTGCGGAGTGCCTGAAGGAGATCGGGCCCGCTCAGCCACAACGCGAACAGTTCGGCGTCTGGACGGTCACTGGGCGGGAGGCGGTGTCGTCCCGCGTTGAGGAGTTCATCGCCGACGCCGACGAGCAGATCGTCTACATGACTGTCGACGAATTGCTCACCGACCAACAGCTCAACAGGCTTCAGGCGGCCGCAGAGCGTGGTATCGATATCTACGTGGCGGGGATTTCTGAAGAAGTCCAAGAACGTATCCAGGAATCGGCGCCGGAAGCCGAACTATTCGAAACCCTCTGGGAGTGGGAGGAGACGTCCGCTGGAAGCCTGCTGATCACGGACGAAGAGACGGCACTCGTGAGCGCGCTCGTGGACGATACCTCCACTGCCGAAGAGATCGAGGAGACGGCGATCTGGGGTGCTGGCGACCGAAACAGTCTCGTCGTCGTCCTGCGAGCGATTTTCACGTGGCGACTCAACAGGGACCAGCCGTCGTAA
- a CDS encoding HalOD1 output domain-containing protein yields the protein MVAEREGVDQSTDAREPLFRRTYDWSVTAASMATLTALGTLEEVDPVELPDVLGTTLYDHIDPEALDTLVTAEERVTLSFLIYDYRVRIDGEELAITRQ from the coding sequence ATGGTCGCAGAACGCGAAGGGGTTGATCAATCTACCGATGCACGCGAGCCATTATTTCGCCGAACGTACGATTGGTCAGTTACAGCAGCAAGTATGGCCACGCTCACTGCCCTCGGAACACTCGAAGAGGTCGATCCGGTGGAGCTACCCGATGTTCTCGGTACCACACTATACGACCACATCGATCCCGAAGCGCTAGACACGCTTGTCACTGCCGAAGAACGCGTCACCTTGTCGTTCCTAATCTATGACTATCGGGTGCGGATCGACGGTGAAGAGTTGGCGATTACTCGCCAGTGA
- a CDS encoding TrmB family transcriptional regulator — MTSEQRKAETVSLLQDLGLKEYEARSFLILTQLSTGTAKEISEISEVPRTRVYDAVRVLESKGLVEVQHSNPQQFRAVSIKEATAILRQQYDTRIDTLQSHLEALEFQPEVDDSNRMQEVWALSGHDGIESRTHSLLADAESEIVLLVVEEELLTEALYERLHDAVDRGVDVIIGGETEAIIAKLDLEMPSVKVFETELDWLLGPASDDEVAISRLLLVDRTTLLVSSFYPDAGPDESHEQAVFANGLENGVVVLLRRIISSGLLPVADPVR; from the coding sequence ATGACATCTGAGCAACGTAAAGCCGAGACGGTGAGTCTGTTGCAGGACCTCGGGCTGAAGGAGTACGAGGCGCGGAGTTTCCTGATATTAACCCAACTCTCGACGGGGACCGCCAAGGAAATCAGCGAGATCTCGGAGGTTCCTCGGACCCGGGTGTACGACGCCGTCCGAGTGCTCGAGTCAAAGGGGCTGGTCGAAGTACAGCACTCGAACCCCCAGCAGTTTCGCGCGGTCAGCATCAAGGAGGCAACCGCGATCTTGCGTCAGCAGTACGACACGCGGATCGACACCCTTCAGTCACACCTCGAAGCGCTCGAGTTCCAACCGGAAGTCGACGACAGCAACCGAATGCAGGAGGTATGGGCGCTGTCCGGCCACGATGGCATCGAGTCCCGGACACACAGTCTACTGGCAGACGCCGAATCGGAGATTGTCCTGCTGGTCGTCGAGGAAGAACTCCTGACGGAGGCGTTGTACGAGCGACTCCACGACGCGGTTGACCGCGGCGTCGACGTGATCATCGGTGGCGAAACGGAGGCGATCATCGCCAAACTCGATCTCGAGATGCCATCCGTGAAGGTGTTCGAAACCGAACTAGACTGGCTCCTGGGGCCCGCGAGCGACGACGAGGTTGCCATCAGCCGCCTGCTGTTGGTTGACCGCACGACGTTGCTGGTCAGTTCCTTCTATCCGGACGCCGGCCCCGACGAATCACACGAGCAGGCGGTCTTCGCGAACGGCCTGGAGAACGGTGTCGTCGTCCTCCTTCGCCGGATAATCTCCTCGGGTCTGCTCCCCGTGGCGGACCCGGTGCGGTAG
- a CDS encoding DUF7344 domain-containing protein: MAKSTEAVTNTFSILADSVRRYVLYYLDEQETPVSLDRLATRVAAWHTDSTPDAVDDATLAEIRTALHHVHLPKLTEAGYITWNADTHTIRRGPNFDENAPLLRLMADHEDELAAGCL, translated from the coding sequence ATGGCCAAATCAACCGAGGCGGTAACCAATACTTTCAGCATATTGGCAGACTCCGTTCGTCGGTACGTCCTGTACTACCTCGACGAGCAGGAGACTCCAGTCTCCTTAGACCGCCTCGCCACTCGGGTTGCCGCCTGGCACACCGACAGCACCCCGGACGCCGTCGACGATGCCACCCTCGCCGAGATTCGCACGGCCCTACATCATGTGCACCTGCCAAAACTCACCGAGGCAGGCTATATCACGTGGAATGCGGACACTCACACGATTCGGCGGGGACCCAACTTCGACGAGAACGCGCCGTTACTCCGGTTGATGGCCGACCACGAAGACGAACTGGCCGCGGGGTGTCTGTAA
- a CDS encoding Lrp/AsnC family transcriptional regulator: MDDIPLDEVDRSILHQLQLNARQTDTEIAEKVDVTSTTVRNRLDKLEDAGVIRGYHPEINYEQAGYPLHVMFVCTVNPNELESVTEQTLDVRGVVTTRDLLGGERNVHIEVVAGTVSEVEEIRNELANLSMTINSSEIISETQVQSWDHFYPRTGPDADQDDDTDDGSVTDQR; this comes from the coding sequence ATGGACGACATCCCACTCGACGAGGTGGACCGGAGCATCTTGCACCAACTCCAGCTCAACGCCCGCCAGACCGATACGGAGATCGCCGAGAAGGTGGATGTGACCTCCACGACGGTCCGGAATCGCCTCGACAAACTCGAAGATGCGGGCGTGATCCGGGGCTACCACCCCGAGATCAACTACGAGCAAGCGGGCTACCCCCTCCACGTCATGTTCGTCTGCACGGTCAATCCGAATGAGCTGGAATCGGTGACCGAACAGACCCTCGACGTTCGCGGTGTGGTGACCACCCGCGATTTGCTTGGAGGCGAACGGAATGTCCACATCGAGGTCGTCGCCGGCACGGTCAGCGAGGTCGAAGAGATCCGCAACGAACTGGCGAACTTGAGCATGACGATCAACAGCTCCGAGATTATCTCCGAGACACAGGTCCAGTCATGGGACCACTTCTATCCACGGACGGGCCCCGACGCGGATCAGGACGACGACACCGACGACGGGTCGGTCACCGATCAAAGGTAG
- a CDS encoding GbsR/MarR family transcriptional regulator: MTEDAYEEAKIEVADAMAHTAEIYGLNRSYGRVYGLLYFSDEPKSLDELAAESGYAKSTVSNAMTALERYHLVHRRSIPGDGRKVYFEAETDYWTIIREVLEQQGRREIRIMQRALRNAEHALDDAPETERTNRAAERIAQLQQLNEQCERMIDFFTNIPDDELLAIVEESRERDARNEE, translated from the coding sequence ATGACGGAAGATGCGTACGAAGAGGCAAAGATCGAAGTAGCCGACGCCATGGCTCATACAGCCGAGATATACGGATTAAACAGGAGTTACGGTCGAGTGTATGGACTCTTGTACTTTTCCGACGAACCCAAATCCCTCGACGAGTTAGCTGCGGAATCGGGCTACGCGAAATCGACCGTCAGTAACGCGATGACGGCGCTCGAGCGGTATCATCTCGTTCACAGGCGATCAATACCGGGAGACGGACGGAAGGTGTACTTCGAGGCCGAAACGGATTACTGGACAATCATACGGGAGGTTCTCGAACAGCAAGGCCGACGGGAAATTCGGATCATGCAGCGAGCGCTCCGGAACGCAGAGCATGCTCTCGACGATGCTCCTGAAACCGAACGAACGAACCGAGCGGCCGAACGAATAGCACAACTTCAGCAACTCAACGAGCAGTGTGAACGGATGATCGATTTCTTTACGAACATCCCGGACGACGAGTTACTCGCGATCGTCGAGGAATCTCGAGAACGAGACGCCCGCAACGAAGAGTAA
- a CDS encoding FAD-dependent oxidoreductase — translation MPNIKNGPAKSPQKRVIICGAGIAGLTLAWWLDRTGWDVLVLEIASGLREEGYAIDLMSSGYDVAKRMGIIPQLEAVQYPISKIENVNERGERESEMNYDLFRRFQKGRLLALMRGDLERELHTALSDDVEIRYELTIDDIQQCDSSVTVLLSDGTREHGALLVGADGIHSRVRELAFGDEREFLRYLGYHTGAFIFEDEAVYRRLDGTFKNLTVPNRTIGCYPLRDGKLATFFVHRTPVRERPDDIRTALRRTYGGLDWVIPDILDHCDDVDNIYYDQVAQIEMPRWTWGRVTLVGDACQAVSLLAGQGASLAMGGAYVLAHELRQDGPIEETLAKYEAHMQPEIEKKQAAGRRAAKWLFPPSQHHITVRNIALKATQFPGGAHLLKPILESGTESVVEGL, via the coding sequence ATGCCGAATATAAAAAATGGACCGGCCAAGTCGCCCCAGAAGCGAGTAATAATCTGTGGGGCTGGAATCGCCGGTCTCACTCTCGCCTGGTGGTTGGACCGCACTGGGTGGGACGTGCTGGTCCTCGAGATTGCCTCAGGGCTCCGCGAGGAAGGGTATGCGATCGACCTCATGAGCTCCGGGTACGACGTTGCAAAACGGATGGGTATCATCCCACAACTCGAGGCCGTACAGTACCCTATATCCAAAATCGAGAACGTGAACGAGCGAGGGGAGCGAGAGTCCGAAATGAATTATGATCTGTTCAGGCGGTTCCAGAAGGGGCGTCTCTTGGCACTGATGCGGGGCGATCTCGAACGAGAACTGCACACCGCCCTCTCCGATGACGTAGAGATCCGCTATGAGTTGACTATCGACGATATCCAACAGTGTGATTCGTCGGTGACTGTTCTCCTTTCTGACGGCACCAGAGAGCATGGCGCGCTCCTCGTCGGAGCCGACGGAATCCACTCGCGAGTGCGAGAACTCGCATTCGGGGATGAACGCGAGTTCCTACGCTATCTGGGGTATCACACGGGCGCGTTTATCTTCGAAGACGAAGCCGTGTACCGGCGACTCGACGGGACTTTCAAGAATCTTACCGTACCTAATCGAACGATCGGGTGTTATCCGCTTCGGGATGGCAAACTTGCGACGTTCTTCGTCCACCGAACGCCCGTTCGAGAACGCCCGGACGATATCCGTACCGCGTTGAGACGAACGTACGGGGGCCTCGATTGGGTCATTCCCGATATACTCGACCACTGTGATGACGTCGATAACATCTACTACGATCAGGTCGCCCAGATCGAAATGCCTCGGTGGACGTGGGGTCGCGTAACGTTAGTGGGAGATGCGTGCCAAGCAGTTTCCCTGTTAGCAGGCCAAGGGGCCTCTCTCGCAATGGGTGGCGCCTACGTACTCGCTCACGAACTTCGCCAAGACGGTCCGATCGAAGAGACCCTCGCCAAATACGAAGCACACATGCAGCCCGAAATCGAGAAGAAGCAAGCCGCCGGCCGGAGAGCAGCAAAATGGCTGTTTCCGCCGAGTCAGCACCACATAACGGTCCGGAACATCGCGCTCAAAGCGACGCAGTTCCCCGGCGGAGCGCACCTCCTCAAACCGATACTCGAGTCGGGTACCGAAAGTGTTGTCGAAGGATTGTGA
- a CDS encoding DUF7344 domain-containing protein, whose product MRFFIRTISIYVTMDSPNGPEIRNTQMEHLSFDTVFSLLSHRRRRVVLELLLTHDRALTLRDLRNGIVEKEHGAEIVAVNNDQVKQTLVSLHHIHIPVLAEAGLVIYDQDRMIVEPTEKIGLLEPLLSYSSNK is encoded by the coding sequence ATGCGCTTTTTCATACGAACCATTAGTATATACGTGACTATGGATTCCCCAAATGGGCCGGAAATCAGAAATACTCAGATGGAACATTTGTCCTTCGACACGGTCTTTTCGCTTCTCTCTCACCGCCGTCGTCGAGTAGTTCTCGAGTTACTCCTCACTCACGATCGAGCTCTAACCCTCCGGGATCTCCGTAATGGGATCGTTGAAAAGGAACATGGCGCGGAGATTGTTGCGGTTAACAACGACCAGGTCAAACAAACTCTGGTATCCCTCCATCACATCCATATCCCAGTGTTAGCTGAAGCAGGACTAGTTATCTATGATCAAGATCGGATGATCGTGGAACCAACGGAGAAAATTGGTCTGCTAGAACCCCTCCTTTCGTATTCGTCGAACAAATAA